In the genome of Triticum urartu cultivar G1812 chromosome 5, Tu2.1, whole genome shotgun sequence, one region contains:
- the LOC125507172 gene encoding uncharacterized protein LOC125507172 — translation MAPPRVRELGEMYELVEEVLIRIPPDDPAGLIRASLVCKAWCGLVSGHAFRSHYRVFHKTPPILGFLQSWEEEGQRFVPTTRFRPRNCKPLDSSVLDCRHGRVLLMCYYDGYADADENEEEDYYEEYEAMVVWDPLSGRRTKLHNPDIFNPLINGTNYSATVLCAADGCNHDACNLAPFLVAFVVLESSDSLWLVGCVEGTDILVVATDIGAFTIDLKSLRSRKLSSKPFEDIC, via the exons ATGGCGCCGCCGCGTGTGCGGGAGCTGGGGGAGATGTACGAGCTCGTGGAGGAGGTCCTGATCCGCATCCCGCCGGACGACCCCGCGGGCCTCATCCGCGCCTCCCTCGTCTGCAAGGCTTGGTGCGGCCTCGTCTCCGGCCACGCCTTTCGCagccactaccgcgtcttccacAAAACACCTCCCATCCTAGGCTTCCTACAGAGCTGGGAGGAGGAAGGCCAGCGCTTCGTCCCCACCACAAGATTCCGTCCCCGCAATTGCAAGCCGTTGGACAGTTCTGTGCTCGATTGCCGCCATGGCCGCGTTCTTCTTATGTGTTACTACGATGGGTATGCGGATGCGGATGAGAATGAGGAGGAAGATTATTACGAGGAATATGAAGCGATGGTAGTCTGGGACCCCTTGTCTGGGAGACGAACTAAGTTGCACAATCCTGACATCTTCAACCCCCTCATCAACGGGACAAACTATTCGGCCACGGTGCTCTGCGCGGCAGATGGCTGCAACCATGACGCCTGCAACTTGGCCCCATTTTTGGTGGCTTTTGTTGTCCTTGA GAGCTCAGATTCTCTATGGCTTGTTGGCTGTGTGGAGGGCACTGATATCCTTGTTGTGGCCACAGATATTGGTGCATTCACAATTGATCTCAAGTCCTTGAGATCAAGGAAGTTGTCGAGTAAGCCGTTCGAGGACATATGCTGA